One part of the Candidatus Palauibacter polyketidifaciens genome encodes these proteins:
- the xsc gene encoding sulfoacetaldehyde acetyltransferase, with product MPKRTMTPSEALVETLVAEGVTEVFGLVGSAFMDALDLFPDAGIRFISVAHEQAAAHAADGLARVTGRPQACIAQNGPGAANFVSAIAAAFWAHSPVVAITPETGSLGIGTGGFQELDQMPMFEAQTVFQVRVNRPERMGELARRCFYRAKLELGPTHLNIPRDYFYGDIEEDIFATPSLGPGRPPKGDIEEAVRILKGARYPVIVSGGGVSQGDALKEVRALAEHLSAPVVNTYLHNDTFPWSHELGCGPIGYCGSKAAMRTIAKADVVLALGTRLGVFGLLPQYDMTYWPENATLIQVDRDARQWGMSRIPALFSVADVKEYAVELLGELREARPDPGRNEARIADVAREKRAWDEELENWSSSTNALMHPRRFLWEFTRALPGDALVTTDIGNTCSITNGYLRFDGPRQHLAALTWGNCGFAYGAALGARIGNPTAPVFAIQGDGAWGISGMSEVMTAVREEIPVIAIVINNHEWGAEKKNQIDFYGNRFVGTNLRSNPDFAKVAESMGARGYTVEDYRDVRDVVRDAVASGEPCVINAIVEGGANVLAEPFRRDALAMPTRHLEKYAHLSLS from the coding sequence GTGCCGAAAAGAACGATGACTCCCTCCGAAGCGCTCGTCGAGACGCTGGTCGCGGAGGGCGTGACCGAGGTATTCGGGTTGGTGGGATCCGCGTTCATGGACGCCCTCGACCTGTTCCCGGATGCGGGCATCCGCTTCATTTCGGTCGCGCACGAGCAGGCGGCCGCGCACGCCGCCGACGGGCTCGCGAGGGTCACGGGAAGGCCCCAGGCCTGCATCGCCCAGAACGGCCCCGGCGCGGCCAACTTCGTCTCCGCGATCGCGGCCGCCTTCTGGGCGCACTCCCCCGTGGTCGCCATCACGCCCGAAACCGGATCGCTCGGCATCGGCACCGGAGGCTTCCAGGAACTCGACCAGATGCCGATGTTCGAGGCCCAGACCGTCTTCCAGGTGCGCGTCAACCGTCCCGAGCGCATGGGCGAACTCGCGCGGCGCTGCTTCTACCGCGCGAAGCTCGAACTCGGCCCCACGCACCTCAACATCCCCAGGGACTACTTCTACGGCGACATCGAGGAGGACATCTTCGCGACGCCCTCCCTCGGTCCCGGCCGGCCTCCGAAGGGGGACATCGAAGAGGCGGTCCGGATCCTGAAAGGCGCCCGCTACCCGGTCATCGTCTCCGGAGGGGGCGTGAGCCAGGGGGACGCCCTGAAGGAGGTTCGGGCGCTCGCCGAGCACCTGAGCGCGCCGGTCGTCAACACCTACCTGCACAACGACACCTTCCCCTGGAGCCATGAACTGGGGTGCGGGCCGATCGGCTACTGCGGGTCGAAGGCGGCGATGCGCACCATCGCCAAGGCCGACGTGGTACTCGCGCTCGGGACCCGGCTCGGGGTCTTCGGCCTCCTGCCGCAGTACGACATGACCTACTGGCCCGAAAACGCCACCCTCATTCAGGTGGACCGGGACGCCCGGCAGTGGGGCATGAGCAGGATCCCGGCGCTCTTCTCCGTCGCGGACGTGAAGGAGTACGCCGTCGAACTGCTCGGCGAGTTGCGGGAGGCGCGGCCGGATCCGGGGCGGAACGAGGCGCGCATCGCCGACGTCGCCCGCGAGAAGCGGGCCTGGGACGAGGAACTCGAGAACTGGTCATCATCCACCAACGCCCTCATGCATCCGCGGCGCTTCCTGTGGGAGTTCACCCGCGCGCTGCCCGGGGACGCGCTCGTGACCACGGACATCGGCAACACCTGCTCGATCACGAACGGATATCTCCGCTTCGACGGCCCGCGGCAGCACCTCGCGGCGCTCACGTGGGGGAACTGCGGCTTCGCGTACGGAGCCGCGCTCGGCGCCAGGATCGGCAACCCGACGGCTCCCGTGTTCGCCATCCAGGGGGACGGCGCGTGGGGCATCAGCGGGATGAGCGAGGTGATGACGGCGGTGCGCGAGGAGATCCCGGTCATCGCCATCGTCATCAACAACCACGAATGGGGCGCCGAGAAGAAGAACCAGATCGACTTCTACGGCAACCGCTTCGTGGGCACGAACCTGCGCAGCAATCCGGACTTCGCGAAGGTGGCGGAGTCGATGGGCGCGAGGGGCTACACCGTCGAGGACTACCGTGACGTCCGGGACGTGGTGCGCGACGCCGTGGCGAGCGGCGAGCCGTGCGTCATCAACGCCATCGTCGAGGGAGGCGCCAACGTGCTCGCGGAGCCCTTCCGCCGCGACGCGCTCGCCATGCCCACGCGCCACCTGGAGAAATACGCCCATCTCAGCCTGAGCTAG
- a CDS encoding reductive dehalogenase domain-containing protein, translating into MDTEAGFDVREDFQRFSQRDDIFCRSFWDPEVRTHRSDMFYETYRTPKLTWRSVDGFTQRDYALRNASWHVTDVFAELRDGDDRREGFLDPYTTVREGPDSTLPVGSPEEMAREIKHAAKTLGADLVGITGNDERWLYTHAYSRENEHEKPQEVSTDLENVIVIAQSMDRELLSTAPSALSGTATGATYSRDTIVLLAIAQYITNLGYRAVASMNDSALAIPLAIKAGLGEYGRHGLLITREYGPRVRLGKVFTDMPLAHDRPVGFGVKETCDICRACTSGCPAGAIADGAPSTLVHNRSNIQGIRKWTTDAEKCFRFWANQNTDCSICVRVCPYNRDYRQRWSRVWRWMAGTPLRRLALWLDRISGRGERLKPSRWWSPA; encoded by the coding sequence ATGGACACGGAAGCCGGCTTCGACGTCCGGGAGGACTTCCAGCGCTTCTCACAGAGGGACGACATCTTCTGCCGCTCCTTCTGGGACCCGGAGGTGCGCACGCACCGCTCGGACATGTTCTATGAGACGTACCGCACGCCGAAGCTGACCTGGCGTTCCGTCGACGGCTTCACCCAGCGCGACTACGCGCTGCGCAACGCGTCCTGGCACGTGACGGACGTCTTCGCCGAACTGCGCGACGGCGACGACCGCCGCGAAGGTTTCCTGGATCCGTACACGACCGTTCGCGAGGGCCCGGACAGCACGCTGCCGGTGGGGTCTCCCGAGGAGATGGCGCGCGAGATCAAGCACGCCGCGAAGACCCTGGGCGCCGACCTGGTGGGGATCACCGGGAACGACGAGCGGTGGCTCTACACGCACGCCTACAGCCGCGAGAACGAGCACGAGAAACCGCAGGAGGTCTCGACCGATCTCGAAAACGTGATCGTGATCGCCCAATCCATGGACCGGGAACTCCTGAGCACGGCGCCCTCGGCGCTGAGCGGCACCGCGACGGGCGCCACCTACTCCCGGGATACGATCGTGCTGCTCGCGATCGCGCAGTACATCACGAACCTCGGCTACCGGGCCGTGGCCAGCATGAACGACTCGGCGCTGGCCATCCCGCTCGCCATCAAGGCCGGGCTGGGCGAGTACGGGCGCCACGGCCTCCTCATCACCCGCGAGTACGGTCCCCGCGTGCGGCTCGGCAAGGTGTTCACCGACATGCCGCTCGCCCACGACCGGCCCGTCGGATTCGGCGTGAAGGAGACGTGCGACATCTGCCGTGCCTGTACGAGCGGCTGCCCCGCGGGGGCGATCGCCGACGGCGCGCCGTCCACGCTGGTCCACAACCGGTCGAACATCCAGGGCATCCGGAAGTGGACCACGGATGCCGAGAAGTGCTTCCGCTTCTGGGCCAACCAGAACACCGACTGCTCGATCTGCGTGCGCGTCTGCCCCTACAACCGCGACTATCGCCAGCGCTGGAGTCGAGTGTGGCGCTGGATGGCCGGCACGCCGCTCCGGCGACTCGCCCTCTGGCTGGACCGCATCAGCGGCCGCGGCGAGCGCCTGAAACCGTCCCGCTGGTGGTCCCCCGCCTGA
- the erm gene encoding 23S ribosomal RNA methyltransferase Erm yields the protein MSRQRTPRRADLSQHFLRSRSLAASLIAQAPVTRSDLVVEVGSGRGILTRELARRCRAVVAVEFDGALAEALRARFRTDSRITIVGSDFLRFRLPDVPYKVLGNIPFNRTAAIVRRLVRADPPPRDAWLVVQREAAERFAGRPCARETQSSLLLKPWWQIEIARRFRRTDFDPPPSVDAVALWLARRTRPLVDRSQAADYRRFIRSCFGRDGRSIRRCLRSEFTRTQISRLGRDLRFDPSGPSRDLTFDQWLALFRFRKLTRS from the coding sequence GTGTCCAGGCAACGGACACCCAGGCGTGCGGACCTTTCGCAGCACTTCCTCCGGAGCAGGTCGCTTGCGGCTAGCCTGATCGCTCAGGCTCCCGTCACGCGAAGCGATCTGGTCGTCGAGGTTGGGTCGGGCCGCGGCATCCTCACTCGAGAGCTGGCGCGTCGATGCCGTGCGGTCGTTGCGGTAGAGTTCGACGGCGCGCTGGCCGAAGCGCTTCGCGCGCGCTTCCGGACTGACAGCCGTATCACAATCGTCGGGTCCGACTTCCTGCGTTTTCGGCTGCCCGATGTCCCCTACAAGGTCCTGGGGAACATCCCGTTCAACCGGACGGCCGCCATCGTCCGGCGGCTCGTCCGGGCCGATCCTCCGCCGCGGGACGCCTGGCTCGTGGTCCAGCGCGAAGCGGCCGAGCGGTTCGCCGGCCGTCCCTGTGCCCGGGAGACCCAGTCCTCGCTGCTGCTCAAGCCGTGGTGGCAGATCGAGATCGCGCGGCGCTTTCGCCGTACCGACTTCGATCCTCCTCCGAGCGTCGACGCCGTCGCCCTGTGGCTGGCGCGACGCACGCGACCGCTCGTGGACCGCTCCCAGGCCGCGGACTACCGGCGCTTCATCCGCAGTTGCTTCGGCCGCGACGGCCGCTCGATCCGGCGGTGCCTGCGATCCGAATTCACGCGAACGCAGATCTCCCGGCTGGGTCGGGATCTCCGATTCGATCCCTCCGGACCATCCCGCGACCTCACCTTCGACCAGTGGCTCGCACTGTTCCGGTTCCGGAAGCTGACGCGGTCGTAA
- a CDS encoding choice-of-anchor B family protein, whose product MRRIPALAIVAVAAAACGDPPTGPPDPGPIDPPEPPPPPPVAAQIVPCSGGSAAGFPCDRVDLAAHVSLPDLSPGRTPAGSADQWAVNDIWGWTDPQTGVEYALVGRHDGLAIVDLSTPTEPRPIAFMPSATSHSGWRDMKVYEDHAYVVADNITGHGMQVLDLTRLRGLTAFTELAADARYREVSAVHNIAINEETGFAYAVGSNSGGETCGGGLHMIDLSDPKSPTFAGCHAAEGTGFRGSGYTHDVQCVVYRGPDAEHAGREICFGSNETAIVVSDVTDKANPVTLSTATYADRDYIHQGWLSEDHRYFYQNDENDERNNRVSRTRLLVWDLADLDDPVLAKEHLGPTEAIDHNLYVHGSLIYHSNYAFGVRILDISDPANPMEAGYFDTVPAHNETNFDGSWSTYPWFESGIFIASSWDEGLFVLRLQQ is encoded by the coding sequence ATGCGCCGCATCCCCGCGCTCGCCATCGTGGCGGTCGCGGCGGCCGCGTGCGGGGACCCCCCGACCGGTCCGCCCGATCCGGGTCCGATCGATCCGCCCGAGCCGCCGCCGCCTCCTCCCGTCGCGGCGCAGATCGTGCCCTGCTCGGGTGGCTCGGCCGCCGGGTTCCCGTGCGACCGCGTGGATCTCGCGGCGCACGTATCCCTGCCGGACCTGAGCCCGGGACGGACGCCGGCGGGATCGGCGGACCAATGGGCCGTGAACGACATCTGGGGGTGGACCGACCCGCAGACGGGCGTGGAGTACGCGCTGGTGGGCCGCCACGACGGGCTCGCCATCGTCGACCTCTCGACCCCGACCGAACCGCGCCCCATCGCCTTCATGCCCTCGGCGACCTCGCACAGCGGCTGGCGCGACATGAAGGTGTACGAGGATCACGCCTACGTCGTCGCGGACAACATCACGGGCCACGGGATGCAGGTCCTCGATCTCACCCGGCTTCGCGGACTCACGGCGTTCACGGAACTGGCGGCGGACGCGCGCTACCGGGAGGTGAGCGCGGTCCACAACATCGCGATCAACGAGGAGACGGGCTTCGCCTACGCCGTCGGCAGCAACTCCGGCGGCGAGACCTGCGGTGGCGGCCTGCACATGATCGACCTCTCGGACCCGAAGAGCCCGACCTTCGCGGGTTGCCATGCCGCGGAAGGGACCGGGTTCCGCGGCAGCGGCTACACGCACGACGTCCAGTGCGTCGTGTACCGGGGGCCGGACGCGGAGCACGCGGGCCGCGAGATCTGCTTCGGTTCGAACGAGACGGCGATCGTCGTGTCCGACGTGACGGACAAGGCGAACCCGGTGACGCTGTCGACCGCCACATACGCCGACCGCGACTACATCCACCAGGGGTGGCTCAGCGAGGACCACCGGTACTTCTACCAGAACGACGAGAACGACGAGAGGAACAACCGTGTCTCTCGCACGCGCCTGCTCGTGTGGGACCTCGCCGACCTCGACGATCCGGTTCTTGCCAAGGAGCATCTGGGCCCGACCGAGGCGATCGACCACAACCTCTACGTGCACGGCAGCCTGATCTACCACTCCAACTACGCGTTCGGCGTGCGCATCCTCGACATCTCGGACCCCGCGAACCCGATGGAGGCCGGGTATTTCGACACCGTGCCCGCGCACAACGAAACGAACTTCGACGGCTCCTGGTCGACCTACCCCTGGTTCGAGAGCGGCATCTTCATCGCGTCGAGCTGGGACGAGGGCCTCTTCGTCCTCCGCCTGCAGCAGTAA
- a CDS encoding class I SAM-dependent methyltransferase, protein MNRYDAYDPFAGIYDRHWGFFATNVYPILDDLVLGKLPPGCAVLDLCCGTGQLAAELSRQGFLTTGLDGSEAMVEIARRNAPDVEFVVQDARAIALSHRFSAVFSTFDSLNHVMSLGELEQVFEGVFTVLEDGGYFLFDLNTEYGYLSRWCGSFAYVEEDHVCAGRFSHDANERIGRCDVTLFEPKGPNWERTDFSLTQRCHEESEVRERLRRVGFEELQSVDGNALILEGVSHEGRMFFVARKP, encoded by the coding sequence GTGAACCGCTACGACGCATATGACCCCTTTGCTGGCATCTACGATCGGCATTGGGGGTTCTTCGCGACGAACGTGTACCCGATCCTCGACGATCTGGTCCTGGGGAAACTTCCACCAGGATGCGCCGTCCTCGATCTCTGCTGCGGTACCGGACAGCTTGCCGCCGAGCTTTCGCGGCAAGGCTTTCTCACGACGGGTCTGGATGGCTCGGAAGCGATGGTCGAGATCGCGAGAAGGAACGCCCCGGATGTGGAATTCGTCGTTCAGGACGCCCGGGCCATCGCTTTGTCCCACAGGTTTTCGGCGGTCTTCTCGACCTTTGACAGCCTGAACCACGTGATGAGTCTCGGCGAGCTGGAACAGGTATTTGAAGGTGTCTTCACCGTCCTGGAAGATGGCGGCTACTTCCTGTTCGACCTCAACACGGAATACGGCTACCTGTCCAGGTGGTGTGGTTCCTTCGCATATGTGGAGGAGGATCACGTTTGTGCGGGTCGGTTCTCGCACGATGCGAACGAGAGAATCGGAAGGTGCGACGTCACGCTGTTCGAACCGAAAGGTCCAAACTGGGAGCGGACTGATTTCTCTCTGACTCAGCGCTGTCACGAAGAAAGTGAGGTCAGGGAACGATTGCGAAGGGTCGGTTTCGAAGAGTTGCAGTCTGTCGATGGGAACGCACTCATCCTAGAGGGCGTGTCGCACGAGGGCAGGATGTTTTTCGTCGCAAGGAAGCCGTAG
- a CDS encoding aminotransferase has product MSDTQALLADYDVQDVIEKDRKHLWHHLFQHSVFETQDPQVFVEGRGARVRDIHGKEYLDGTSGGVWCVNVGHGRESIARVVYEQLKRLPYYAGVVGTVPAAQYASALAEWMPGLDHIFFANSGSEANEKAFKMVRQIAHLNGSRKSKVLYRDRDYHGTTIACLAASGQEERKQAYGPFPEGFSGIPHAMCYRCPFGKTYPSCDIECARALGDAIEEEGPETVGAVILEPITAGGGVIPPVDEYFSVIREICDEYGVILIIDEVVCGFGRTGTMFGFEHYDFVPDIVTMAKGMASSYAPISAAAVRGEVFDRFLADPGDRFHYFRDISTYGGCTSGFAAALENLRIIEEEDLIGNSRVMGAYLQDRLRELLDHDHVGDVRGRGLFAGVELVEDKATKAPVSEDVMAAVVGRAAREGVLVGRTTRSIPGLNNTVTIAPPLIVTRADIDELVEAVKTGIEFGCRDL; this is encoded by the coding sequence ATGTCCGACACACAGGCGTTGCTGGCGGACTACGACGTCCAGGACGTCATCGAGAAGGACCGGAAGCATCTCTGGCACCACCTGTTCCAGCACAGCGTCTTCGAGACGCAGGATCCGCAGGTGTTCGTGGAGGGCCGCGGCGCGCGTGTGCGGGACATCCATGGGAAAGAGTACCTGGACGGGACCTCGGGCGGCGTCTGGTGCGTGAACGTCGGCCACGGGCGGGAGAGCATCGCGCGGGTCGTCTACGAGCAGTTGAAGCGGCTGCCGTACTACGCGGGCGTCGTCGGCACCGTCCCGGCCGCCCAGTACGCGAGCGCGCTGGCCGAGTGGATGCCCGGGCTCGACCACATCTTCTTCGCCAACAGCGGCTCCGAGGCCAACGAGAAGGCCTTCAAGATGGTGCGCCAGATCGCCCACCTGAACGGGAGCCGGAAGTCGAAGGTCCTGTACCGGGACCGCGACTACCACGGCACGACCATCGCCTGCCTCGCCGCCAGCGGTCAGGAGGAGCGCAAGCAGGCCTACGGGCCGTTCCCGGAGGGGTTTTCGGGGATTCCGCACGCGATGTGCTACCGCTGTCCCTTCGGGAAAACGTATCCGTCCTGCGACATCGAGTGTGCGCGCGCCCTCGGCGACGCGATCGAGGAGGAGGGGCCGGAGACGGTGGGGGCCGTGATCCTCGAGCCGATCACCGCGGGCGGGGGGGTCATTCCTCCGGTGGATGAATATTTTTCAGTCATCCGCGAGATCTGCGACGAATACGGCGTCATCCTGATCATCGACGAGGTCGTGTGCGGGTTCGGACGCACGGGGACGATGTTCGGGTTCGAGCACTACGATTTCGTGCCGGACATCGTGACGATGGCCAAGGGCATGGCCAGCTCCTACGCACCGATCTCGGCGGCCGCGGTGCGCGGCGAGGTGTTCGACAGGTTCCTGGCGGATCCGGGCGACAGGTTCCACTACTTCAGGGACATCAGCACCTACGGCGGATGCACTTCCGGGTTCGCGGCCGCGCTGGAGAACCTCCGCATCATCGAGGAAGAGGACCTGATCGGGAACAGTCGCGTGATGGGCGCCTACCTGCAGGACCGGCTGCGCGAACTGCTCGACCACGACCACGTCGGCGACGTCCGCGGCCGGGGCCTGTTCGCCGGCGTTGAACTGGTGGAGGACAAGGCGACGAAGGCGCCCGTGAGCGAAGACGTCATGGCGGCCGTCGTGGGCCGGGCCGCCCGGGAGGGCGTGCTCGTGGGCCGGACCACCCGCAGCATTCCCGGCCTGAACAACACCGTGACCATCGCCCCGCCCCTCATCGTGACCCGGGCGGACATCGACGAGCTGGTCGAAGCCGTGAAGACCGGCATCGAATTCGGCTGCAGGGATCTCTGA
- a CDS encoding alanine/glycine:cation symporter family protein: MGVDELINRVMRPVADAVSEFIFFSVPVGGAEIPLIVAWLIAGGVFFTLYLGFINVRGFRHALDLVRGRYTDPSQPGEVTPFQALATAVSGTVGIGNIAGVAVAISLGGPGATLWLIIAGLLGMSTKFAECTLAVKYRRTNPDGSVSGGPMYYLQHGLELRNLPGLGRGLGLFYAAAMVLGCLGIGNMFQSNQAAAILIEVTGAEASFFSDRAWLLGVLMAVAVALVIVGGIRSIARVTSRLVPFMAVLYVLSALAIIGLNADRLPGAIVQIWEGAFSADGIGGGMIGVMVIGFRRAVFSNEAGLGSAAIAHSAVQTDEPSTEGFVGLLEPFIDTVVICTMTALVIITTVYDPALADTGITGIEMTKTAFESTLSWSPVPLSVAAVLFAFSTMISWSYYGLKSLTYLTGENRAVEAGFKLFFCGFVVLGASVQLGALIDLSDAVIYVVAIPNLLGLYLLAPVLKREMRSYRERLGRY; encoded by the coding sequence ATGGGTGTCGACGAACTCATCAACAGGGTCATGCGGCCGGTCGCGGACGCGGTATCGGAGTTCATCTTCTTCTCCGTGCCGGTCGGCGGGGCCGAGATTCCGCTCATCGTGGCGTGGCTCATCGCCGGGGGCGTGTTCTTCACGCTGTACCTGGGCTTCATCAACGTGCGGGGCTTCAGGCACGCGCTCGACCTGGTCAGGGGCCGCTACACGGATCCCTCGCAGCCGGGCGAGGTGACGCCCTTTCAGGCGCTCGCGACCGCCGTGTCGGGCACGGTCGGCATCGGGAACATCGCGGGCGTGGCCGTGGCGATCTCGCTGGGCGGGCCCGGAGCTACGCTCTGGCTGATCATCGCGGGGCTGCTCGGAATGAGCACGAAGTTCGCCGAGTGCACGCTGGCGGTGAAGTATCGCCGCACCAACCCGGACGGCTCCGTGAGCGGCGGCCCGATGTACTACCTGCAGCACGGCCTGGAGCTGCGGAACCTGCCCGGGCTCGGGCGCGGCCTGGGGCTGTTCTACGCCGCCGCCATGGTGCTGGGCTGCCTCGGCATCGGCAACATGTTCCAGTCCAACCAGGCCGCCGCCATCCTGATCGAGGTGACGGGCGCCGAAGCGAGCTTCTTCAGCGACAGGGCCTGGCTGCTGGGCGTCCTCATGGCCGTCGCGGTGGCGCTGGTCATCGTCGGCGGCATCAGGAGCATCGCCCGCGTCACCTCCCGGCTGGTGCCCTTCATGGCCGTGCTCTACGTGCTGTCGGCGCTGGCGATCATCGGGCTGAACGCCGACCGGCTGCCCGGCGCCATCGTCCAGATCTGGGAGGGGGCGTTCTCGGCGGACGGCATCGGCGGCGGCATGATCGGCGTGATGGTCATCGGCTTCCGGCGCGCCGTGTTCTCGAACGAGGCCGGCCTCGGTTCCGCCGCCATCGCGCACTCGGCGGTGCAGACCGACGAACCGTCCACCGAGGGCTTCGTCGGCCTGCTCGAGCCGTTCATCGACACGGTCGTCATCTGCACGATGACGGCGCTCGTCATCATCACGACCGTCTACGATCCGGCGCTGGCCGACACCGGCATCACCGGCATCGAGATGACCAAGACCGCCTTCGAGAGCACCCTATCGTGGTCGCCCGTGCCCCTCTCCGTGGCGGCGGTGCTGTTCGCCTTTTCCACCATGATTTCGTGGAGCTACTACGGCCTGAAGTCGCTCACGTACCTGACGGGCGAGAATCGAGCCGTGGAAGCCGGCTTCAAGCTGTTCTTCTGCGGGTTCGTGGTCCTGGGCGCGAGCGTGCAGCTGGGCGCGCTGATCGATCTCTCGGACGCCGTGATCTACGTGGTCGCGATTCCCAACCTGCTCGGCCTCTACCTGCTGGCCCCGGTCCTGAAGCGCGAGATGCGCTCCTACCGCGAACGCCTCGGCCGCTACTGA
- a CDS encoding type II toxin-antitoxin system VapC family toxin: MFVIDTNVASELMRTEPTAAVAAWIAGHDAQDMYLTAVSEAELLYGVAILPAGKRRNALEAAMTRWLNLGFRERILPFDSAAARAYAEIAAERRHAGRPIGEADCRIAAISRARGATLVTRNVRDFDGTGLDVIDPWSG, from the coding sequence ATGTTCGTAATAGACACGAATGTCGCGTCGGAACTGATGCGCACTGAACCGACGGCGGCAGTAGCGGCATGGATTGCCGGGCACGATGCGCAGGACATGTACCTGACGGCCGTCAGCGAAGCGGAATTGCTCTACGGTGTCGCGATCCTGCCGGCCGGCAAGCGGCGGAACGCGCTCGAGGCTGCCATGACCCGCTGGCTCAATCTTGGCTTCAGAGAGCGTATCCTTCCGTTCGACAGTGCCGCTGCCCGAGCGTACGCGGAGATCGCCGCCGAGCGCCGCCACGCGGGCCGACCCATCGGCGAGGCCGACTGCCGGATCGCTGCCATTTCCCGCGCCCGCGGGGCCACTCTGGTCACGCGCAACGTGCGTGACTTTGACGGTACCGGACTGGATGTGATCGATCCCTGGTCGGGATAA
- a CDS encoding ABC transporter ATP-binding protein: MKENEENEEKVTIANGPAELRLRALGVGYRRGRVVLGGLSLDIVPGEVLAVVGPNGSGKTTLFRTLLGVLAPIEGEATVAGAGPGDYRRRHGIGYLAEDTVLPPGWTCDGLLALAAAAAGPEADVERACRLAGVDYDTDGPVDALSKGMRRRLALAMALMRPTGLLFLDEPESGLDPGQRIRLRRRIEEIRGQSTILVASHDLGELAMMSDRVLLIDRKRGRIVLPPEGGFTREFLETEFVGLEGAVS; the protein is encoded by the coding sequence ATGAAGGAGAACGAGGAGAACGAGGAGAAAGTGACCATAGCAAACGGTCCGGCGGAGCTGAGGCTCCGCGCGCTGGGTGTCGGGTATCGGCGGGGGCGGGTGGTGCTGGGCGGGCTGTCGCTCGACATCGTGCCGGGGGAGGTGCTCGCGGTGGTGGGGCCGAACGGCTCGGGGAAGACGACGCTCTTCCGCACGCTGCTGGGGGTGCTGGCTCCGATCGAGGGCGAGGCCACGGTGGCCGGTGCGGGGCCGGGGGACTACCGGCGGCGGCACGGGATCGGCTACCTGGCGGAGGACACGGTGCTCCCGCCGGGGTGGACGTGCGACGGGCTGCTCGCGCTGGCGGCGGCCGCAGCCGGTCCGGAGGCCGACGTCGAGCGGGCTTGCCGGCTGGCCGGGGTGGACTACGACACCGACGGTCCCGTCGACGCGCTCTCCAAGGGGATGCGCCGCCGGCTGGCGCTCGCCATGGCCCTGATGCGGCCGACCGGGCTGCTCTTCCTGGACGAGCCCGAGTCGGGACTGGATCCCGGGCAGCGCATCCGTCTCCGCCGGCGGATCGAGGAGATTCGCGGCCAGTCCACGATCCTCGTCGCGAGCCACGACCTCGGCGAACTGGCGATGATGAGCGACCGCGTCCTCCTGATCGACCGGAAACGCGGCCGCATCGTGCTGCCACCGGAAGGCGGGTTCACGCGCGAGTTCCTCGAGACGGAGTTCGTCGGACTGGAAGGGGCGGTGTCATGA